CCAGATCCCGATGACTTCCGAGGCTTCGACAAAGGCGCAATCAATCACGCCGGGCAGGATGGCCCACATCACGCTCGCCATCCTCTTTGTCATGAACCTCCTCAACTACATCGACCGGAGCGTGCTCAATGGCATGCTGCCGCTCATCAAGGATGAATGGGCACTTTCAGACCGCGCGCTCGGGATGCTGGTATCGGCCTTCATTTTCACCTACATGATTTTCTCCCCCCTTTTCGGATGGTTGGGCGACCGGTATGCGCGCAAGTGGATTGCCGGCGCCGGAGTGGCCGGTTGGAGCATTACCACTGCCGCATCGGCTCTCGCACAGAATTTTGCGCAACTATTCGGATTCCGCCTCCTCCTCGGGGTCGGGGAAGCGAGCTATTCGACGACTGCGCCCACCATCATCACCGACCTGTATCCCCGCGAGAGCCGCTCCAAAATGCTCGCCTTTTTCTATGTCGCAATTCCCGTCGGGTTCGCCCTCGGCTACATTCTGGGCGGCGCGCTCGGCGTTCGCTTCGGATGGCGGCCCGCTTTTCTCATCGTCGGACTTCCGGGCCTTCTGATGGCGCTCGCGATTACGTTCATCCGGGAACCCGTTCGCGGACAAAGCGAAGCCGTAAGTGAGGAAGAATTAGCCCAGTATTTGAAAACCAAGCTTCCGCTCAAGGCTTACTTTGACCTGGCGCACATACCTTCCTATGTATTCGATACTATCGGTATGACCTTGATGACCTTTGTGACCGGCGGCCTGGCGGCATGGATGCCGACTTACTTCTATCGAGTCCGTGGACTCTCACTCCAAAATGCCGACCTCTACTTCGGTATTGCCACACTGGCGGCCGGCATCATTGGAACATTTTTCGGCGGCTGGCTTGCAGACCGGCTTCAGAAACGGTGGGAGAGCGCGTATTTCCTCGTATCCGGAGCGGGATTATTGCTCAGCGTTCCCTGTGCGATTATCGCCCTCACCGCCCGAACTCCACTCGTATATTGGCAGGCGGTTTTCTGGGCCGAGTTCTTCCTGTTCGTCAATACCGGCCCGTCCAACGCAATCATTATCAATGTGACCATGCCGAAAATGCGCGTTACCGCATTTGCGCTCAACATCTTCTTCATTCATGCCCTCGGAGACGTCATCTCGCCGGTACTCGTCGGGTGGGTGTCGGACCTGACGAATCTGCACTTTGCTTTGCTGGCCATCATGCCGATCGTGATGGCGCTCAGTGCGGCAGCTTATCTGATGGGCGCGCGCCACCTCGTTCGGGACTCGGAGCGCGTGCTCGAACGCATACGGACATCATCTTAAGAAGAAAATGCTTCGAGGAAAAGTGAAAGATTTTGAAGGTGAGTGCTGCAAGACTTCAACGCGGCAAGCGATCAATAATGAGACGTTTGGCGCTGTTCGAATCTCAATCCTCAGGGCACGCGGCCCTCTCAGCGACGGCATCCGAAGACTTTCTGCGGGAGCGAACGAACTCGATTATACCCGGCAGGATCGAGATGAAGATGATTGCAAAGATCACCAGCGAAAAATTGTTCTTGACCACCGGCATATTCCCAAAGAAATAGCCGCCCAGCACAAAAAGCAACACCCAAAACGTTCCGCCTAAAACGTTGTATACGATAAAATGGCGGTAGTTCATGCTCCCAATGCCGGCCACAAAGGGCGCAAATGTCCGAATGATAGGAATAAATCTTGCCAGGACAATTGTCTTGCCCCCGTATTTCTCATAAAACCGATGAGTCCGGTCAAGGTGCTCCTTGTTCAGGAATCGCGAATTAGTCTTCGTGAAAACTTTCGGACCGGCCGCATGACCGATCCAGTAATTAGCGGTATCTCCAGCGATCGCCGCAATGATCAAAAGAATCAGCACCAGCTTTACATCCAGCGAGCCGAGGGCGGCCAAAGCGCCTACGGCAAACAACAGCGAATCTCCCGGAAGAAACGGCGTGACCACAACGCCGGTCTCGAAAAAGATGATGCAAAAGAAAATGGCATATGTCCAGTTGCCGAAATTCTTGATGACCACATCCAGGTGCTTGTCCAGATGCAATATGATGTCAAAGAAATATTTGATTAATTCCATCAAGCCCGCCCTTACCATAGAAGATTTTGTATCTGATTCAGAGATGTATTTTACCATAACCGAGCGCCAGGCAACAACCTCATTTCCCGCTTTGAGGGCGGGCGTTCACTTTGATAGAATGGATGTGATACTAACGGCCCTGTCCCGATGTCAGAATCGCATGAAGAAAGAATTACTATTGCAGAAATCCGATCTCTACTATTTCTATCGTCCGTTGACATATATCTATGCCGGAATTAAAGGAATGCGCTTTCACATTGGCCTTCACAACAGATCAAAGCCATGATTGCGGAAATTGTTCCGGGTACCTATGACGCACTAGGAAAACAGGTCTCGCAGCCGAGAAACAAGCGTTACCATGTGCTCTTCGCTCCAACGCTCCCTCTTGGCCGTTATCTCAATCGACCGTTATCCGTAAAATGTTCCAATCTCGATGAAGTCCATTGCTTCCTCAGGCAATGCCGATATGTCTCAGACCTAAAACAGTTCGGACAAAGGGATTATTGGATGCCGCCCGAGGATTTCGAGATCAAGAAAAAAGGAGATTGCGAGGA
Above is a window of Candidatus Abyssobacteria bacterium SURF_5 DNA encoding:
- a CDS encoding MFS transporter, which produces MTSEASTKAQSITPGRMAHITLAILFVMNLLNYIDRSVLNGMLPLIKDEWALSDRALGMLVSAFIFTYMIFSPLFGWLGDRYARKWIAGAGVAGWSITTAASALAQNFAQLFGFRLLLGVGEASYSTTAPTIITDLYPRESRSKMLAFFYVAIPVGFALGYILGGALGVRFGWRPAFLIVGLPGLLMALAITFIREPVRGQSEAVSEEELAQYLKTKLPLKAYFDLAHIPSYVFDTIGMTLMTFVTGGLAAWMPTYFYRVRGLSLQNADLYFGIATLAAGIIGTFFGGWLADRLQKRWESAYFLVSGAGLLLSVPCAIIALTARTPLVYWQAVFWAEFFLFVNTGPSNAIIINVTMPKMRVTAFALNIFFIHALGDVISPVLVGWVSDLTNLHFALLAIMPIVMALSAAAYLMGARHLVRDSERVLERIRTSS
- a CDS encoding DedA family protein yields the protein MELIKYFFDIILHLDKHLDVVIKNFGNWTYAIFFCIIFFETGVVVTPFLPGDSLLFAVGALAALGSLDVKLVLILLIIAAIAGDTANYWIGHAAGPKVFTKTNSRFLNKEHLDRTHRFYEKYGGKTIVLARFIPIIRTFAPFVAGIGSMNYRHFIVYNVLGGTFWVLLFVLGGYFFGNMPVVKNNFSLVIFAIIFISILPGIIEFVRSRRKSSDAVAERAACPED